The Diadema setosum chromosome 4, eeDiaSeto1, whole genome shotgun sequence genome window below encodes:
- the LOC140226793 gene encoding uncharacterized protein produces the protein MATFHQISSQNLECPICLTLFHQPKSLACSHTFCKNCMERISQTQPNQQTIACPVCRKETPLPSGDVSKLQTNVPLYVLVSLAKIKSPTCTVCEMDENLPAVSYCQDCGKYMCESCDKTHSIWKPVSKHKVVPMREVLSGKIPLKRRRKCKKHPNDDEECFCTGCREYVCCKCGMLRHLQAGHQIEEAAIHEEKLIETIKELQERAKSKKTTIEHHIDFIETQRNEITNMMRRLNDDIDKTYEEYMQLLSARKETLKCQVKRLSENFERELQAMEEENHQTIRQMTAMEELVTNGMKVPLEKDALFAHDTLCENLKSFLGRDDPDDQTPRGMTKRARKISFSKHLKVNELYLGELEGCTWDVKADVELPTENSMNCMTRAPDGKMAVGSHFDGIHLYSPDGELKQTVLEDVSIRELGFLSDGRSVVRDTDNTMSFYTPHWEKLDVTFETMSHDEGGVGGLTVGRDDNIYLSYRKPRTIQVFTPQGGKAVREIMCDGYTPEQLFSFHTTWKLMLKDFSTVVCLDGKGKENVLKKEGVYANPAVCRDDSVIVAWVKYGERLVSIDRYTRNLEHMHSIISDFKIQKPKKRDWYYLQEFESGEIVFCTADRLYIFDIL, from the coding sequence ATGGCAACGTTTCATCAAATCAGCAGCCAAAATCTGGAGTGTCCTATCTGTCTGACGCTATTCCACCAACCTAAATCACTGGCATGTTCTCACACCTTCTGCAAAAACTGTATGGAACGTATCTCTCAAACTCAGCCAAACCAACAAACTATAGCATGTCCTGTATGCAGGAAAGAAACGCCCCTACCCAGTGGAGATGTGAGTAAGTTACAAACAAACGTACCCCTGTATGTTCTCGTGAGCCTAGCGAAAATCAAGAGTCCAACATGCACAGTTTGTGAGATGGACGAAAATTTGCCAGCTGTGTCCTACTGTCAGGACTGTGGGAAATATATGTGTGAATCGTGTGACAAAACACACTCTATCTGGAAACCGGTCTCCAAACACAAAGTAGTGCCTATGAGAGAGGTGCTCTCGGGAAAAATTCCGCTTAAAAGGCGACGGAAGTGTAAGAAACATCCTAACGATGATGAAGAGTGTTTCTGTACCGGATGTCGGGAGTACGTCTGCTGTAAGTGCGGGATGTTAAGGCACTTACAAGCAGGGCATCAGATCGAAGAGGCAGCTATCCATGAGGAGAAATTGATAGAAACTATCAAGGAGTTACAAGAAAgggcaaaatcaaagaaaacaaccaTTGAACATCATATCGATTTCATAGAAACACAgcgaaatgaaataacaaacatgATGAGAAGACTCAATGATGACATCGACAAGACGTACGAGGAATACATGCAGCTATTGTCAGCCAGAAAAGAGACACTGAAATGTCAAGTGAAACGATTGTCTGAAAATTTTGAGAGGGAATTACAAGCCATGGAGGAAGAGAATCACCAAACAATTCGTCAAATGACCGCTATGGAAGAGCTCGTAACTAACGGTATGAAGGTACCGCTAGAGAAAGACGCCTTGTTTGCACACGACACACTGTGCGAGAACTTGAAGAGCTTTCTGGGACGAGATGATCCTGACGACCAAACACCGAGAGGTATGACAAAACGAGCCAGGAAGATTTCATTTAGTAAACACCtgaaggtcaatgaactttatcTTGGAGAGCTAGAAGGTTGCACGTGGGATGTCAAAGCAGACGTAGAGCTCCCGACTGAAAATAGCAtgaactgtatgactcgtgcaCCAGACGGTAAGATGGCGGTGGGGTCGCACTTTGACGGAATCCATCTCTACTCCCCTGATGGCGAGTTAAAGCAGACCGTGCTGGAGGATGTCAGTATCCGTGAACTTGGATTCCTGTCTGATGGTCGAAGTGTTGTACGTGATACAGACAACACAATGTCATTCTACACTCCACACTGGGAGAAGCTTGACGTCACGTTTGAGACGATGAGTCATGATGAAGGAGGGGTAGGTGGTCTCACTGTAGGTAGAGATGATAATATCTATTTGAGCTACAGGAAGCCCAGAACGATACAGGTATTTACCCCACAGGGTGGTAAGGCAGTCAGGGAAATAATGTGTGATGGATACACACCTGAGCAATTATTCTCCTTTCACACTACGTGGAAACTGATGCTGAAAGATTTCTCAACTGTCGTGTGCCTTGATGGTAAGGGGAAGGAGAACGTCTTGAAGAAGGAGGGTGTGTATGCCAACCCAGCTGTTTGTCGAGATGATTCAGTCATTGTAGCCTGGGTGAAGTATGGGGAGCGTCTTGTCAGTATCGATCGATACACGAGAAATTTGGAGCACATGCACAGTATCATcagtgatttcaaaatacaaaaaccaaAGAAAAGAGATTGGTACTATCTGCAAGAGTTTGAGAGTGGTGAGATAGTTTTCTGCACTGCAGATAGACTTtacatatttgatatattgtgA